In a genomic window of Thermovenabulum gondwanense:
- a CDS encoding FadR/GntR family transcriptional regulator has product MNFKKVRNIRLYETIIQQIRQMIDEGKLQPGDKFPSERELMVQMGVSRSILREAFRVLESRGLVESKPGGGRYLRNVSGFQLITCSAEDIERDALLEVVEAREIIEVKIVRLAAKRATEEEIERLVELDKEFHGNDMSIREYMDKDRDLFFHLAIAESAHNFILKEVISHILNISKELREKTILDYDDWLNLCKQHGDIVRAIAKRDEEEAAKKMALHLSELRRDLLKRCFS; this is encoded by the coding sequence TTGAATTTTAAAAAGGTAAGAAACATCAGGTTGTATGAAACTATTATTCAACAGATCAGGCAAATGATCGATGAGGGGAAACTTCAGCCCGGTGATAAGTTTCCTTCGGAAAGGGAATTGATGGTGCAGATGGGGGTAAGCCGCTCTATATTGAGGGAGGCCTTCAGGGTTCTTGAATCCCGCGGGCTGGTAGAGTCGAAACCGGGGGGTGGAAGGTATTTAAGAAATGTTTCGGGGTTTCAACTTATCACCTGCTCCGCAGAGGATATAGAAAGGGACGCACTGCTGGAAGTGGTAGAAGCCAGAGAAATAATTGAGGTAAAAATTGTAAGGCTTGCAGCAAAAAGGGCTACCGAAGAGGAAATAGAAAGATTAGTGGAACTGGATAAAGAATTTCACGGGAACGATATGTCGATTAGAGAATACATGGATAAGGACAGGGATTTATTTTTCCACTTGGCCATTGCGGAAAGTGCTCATAATTTTATCTTAAAAGAAGTAATAAGCCATATTCTCAATATAAGCAAGGAACTGCGAGAAAAAACCATCCTTGACTACGACGATTGGCTGAATTTGTGCAAACAGCACGGAGATATCGTTAGGGCGATTGCAAAAAGGGACGAAGAAGAAGCAGCGAAAAAAATGGCCCTTCACTTGAGCGAGCTCAGGAGAGACCTCTTAAAAAGGTGTTTTAGCTAA